From the genome of Candidatus Defluviilinea proxima:
ATTGCTTTAATTTCAGTTTGATTGTGTTCGGGGGATTATTTTTTAGCGGCAACTGGCGGCTGGCTGTTGACAGGCAGAACAATGAAAAAGGAACTCCCCTGCCCTACATTGGATTCAACCCAAATACGGCCTTGATGAGCATCCACAATGCTCTTAACGATAGCCAAGCCAAGACCTGAACCTTGTTGCTTATCCATGTTCTGGCCTCGATAGAATTTATCGAAAATATGAGCCTGATCCTGAACGGGGATGCCGGGGCCATTATCCGCTACTCGTAAGATGACCTGATCGCCCTCAGCATGGATGGAAACATCTACTTCGCCATCATCGTTCGAATACTTGATGGCATTCCCCACAACGTTGTCAAACACTTGGCGCAAGCGCACAGGGTTGGCTCGGATCGCAGGCAGGGACGGGCTAATATCCGTCTGTACTTTGATATGTTTCGACTTGATCTGTCCTTGCAACATGTCCAACGTGTAGCGCAGAAGCAGGTCTGGTTGTACCAATTCACGGCGGGTATCAAGCCCGGCTTCGATACTTCCAATATCCAACAAGTCGTTCATCAGGGTAGTGATATGTTGAACACTTTCGCGGATGCGACTCAGAAACTCCTGTTGGTTATCGTTCAAGGAGCCTGCACGTGATATCAATTCAGTGTAGCCAATGACCGAGGTAAGAGGCGAACGCAGATCATGTGAAACCGTATGGACAACATCGTTACGAACACGGTCCACTTCCTTCAAGTAGGTAACATCTTGCATTGTGATCGCGAACCCAATCTCAGGGATGACGGTGTATTGGGCACTCCCTACTCGGCCATCAGGGAAGCTGATCTCGTGGTGATGAAGCGGATCACTGTTTCCATTTGTGATCAGGGCTTGTAGGTCAGGGTGTTCAACTACGTTCAGGACCGGCAACCCGATACAGGATTTTTCGTCCAAGCCAAATGCGCGGCACATGGCAGGGTTCACCAGGATGACGAGATTGTCCTCATCGAGGATCATGACACTATCGTGGATGCTATTGAACACCGATTCAAGACGCGCACGTTCTGCTTCAGACATCTTGGCACGCTTCTTAAGCGATGAGGTTGTCCGTTTTACTTCACGGCGGAGCCAGTCCCCCACACGATATGCATGTTTCAATACCCCTTCCACAGTTCCGACGATATCATCGGTCTTGAGAGGAGGGGTCAGGTATCCTGTTACGCCCAACTTGAATATCTTCTTAACAAGTTCGGGCTTTGCTTTTTCAGTGTAAATCAAAAATGGGAGAGTTGGGAAACGTTCAAGCAGTTCCTCAACAATATCCAAGCCTTCATGCCCATCGAACTTTTCTCCGAGCAACAGAAGAGCTGGAGATGTTTCCTGCAACAGGTTGCTTAACATCTTGGTGTCACTGGCGATCGCAGTGTCATAATTGACGGCGTGCAAGGCACGGTCCATCAATTTCAAAATATGGGGTTCGTCCAACGCCAGCAGGATGAGATCTCGTTTAGGCATGGTTATTTATGAATTTTACTTCGTTTTTAGTTTGATGGATACGGACGAGGAATGGTGGTTTCAGAAATGCGCGATAACCTTTGCAACGCCGCACGAACTGTTTGTAACGCTTCCTTTTGGTCCTTGGTCAGCGACCCGGGCATCTCCGTCAGCAACAACTCCACTGGCTGGATCGCCGCACGCAATTCATCGGTCACCGAACTGCGTATATTTTCCAGAACAGCAGTCTGTCGCTTTTGAACTTCTTTTGCTGCCTGTGCCGATTCGTTGACAGCCTGGAACAATCTGGCATTCACAAGCGAGATCGAGGCATAGTCAGCAACTGCTTCGAGCAATGTTTGCTCCGTCTTTGTGAAAGCACGCGCCTCTTTGCGGACGACCACCAGCATACCGATCACTTCCAAATGGACCTTGATCGGCACCGCACAAACAGACTTGCCCAGATTCGCGATTCTGAATTTGAGAAGCGGATCGCCATCCATGGCGAGCGTCTCACCAGATAATGCCACAAGAGCGGTGACTCCATCGTCCAATTGCGAATTCATTTTCGCGGCCCATGTATCGGGCAAACCACGCTGAGCCGAAAGAAGAAGCGCCTTGCTTTCTCGATCACGCACAAGAAGCCATGTTGTGTTGGCATTCGTAACTTCCATTGCGCCGTCCACGATCTTCTGGAACAGAATGCGTTGGTCAGTGATCGAGATGACAGCCTTCCCTAATGAGATGATCGCAGTCAATTCACGCAGTTTTCGTTGCAATTCCTGATTCATCTCAGTCACCTGCAGATCAAGCCGCTGATTCTCACGCTCGTTCCGCACACGGGCAAGCACACGGTCTACTGCAGATAACACCTCGGCATCACGCGCAGGCCACAGAATATAATCGGCCGCGCCAAGCCGAAAAGCTTGAATAATATCGTGTTCCTGTCCTTTATTGGCGATCACCATCAAAGGTGTATCCACACCCTTTGAGACAAGAGCGACCAACAAATCTTTTGTGCTCAGGCCAGGAAGATTCAGATTGGCGATAATCAGATCCGGGGGATTTTGAAGCGACTTTTTAATAGCAGAGGATGAATCAGAAACTACATCCACCTGATAGCCAACAGACTTAAGGGTCTGCCTGGCAATTAAATCACTGATCTTGGGGTCGCTCTCAACAAGTAGGATTCGGTCCCCGGCCATATATCTCTCTCAATCTAAGTTTTATGTGTGGCATTATTGTAACACCCTTGTTTTCCCATTGAAAACAAAAGTCATTGCAGGAGACTATCAAAGCGAAATTTCTAACTTAAAGCTGGGACGTGATTGACCTGTGAGAATACCGCGATGATTCTGGATGGACTTCACGGGTCCAAACCGACCGAGGGTCTGCTCCTGTTTCGAGGAAAGGGCACCCAGCTGACGGAGAATCTCAAGCGTTACCGCCGGGCGTACGCGATTGCTCGATTCAAGCTCCATATTCATATGAGCCGCATCACCATCTGAAACTTTAAACGCGATCCCTACACCGGGCACATCTTTCCCCAACACGCCGGGCATGAGACCTATGATCTGATATCCTTCAGCTCCACGTTTGCAAACGATCCTCCCCTCCCCTGCTCGCATCAACTGCTCATCGAACTCGCCATACCCGCTCACCATTTCAGGATAAGTTGACATGGCCAAAGCGATCTTACGGCAGGCAGTGGCACGCGCATCGGATAACGCGTGCGGATCACAAAACCGTGCCATCCCGAGCGCGGCATTATACAAAGGGACTGCAAAATTGGGGGCCGAACAACCGTCAGTGCCAAGAACAACTTCCTCGGACGGAAGCAGGCACATCTCAGCGAAAGAGGCGATGATGTCTTGTTGAACCGGGTGGTCGATGTCGAGATAAGTCTCGAGCGGAAGTCCGCGCATTTTGGCATGTGCCAACATGGCCGTATGTTTGCCGGAACAATTATTTTGATTCGGCGTAGGCAATCCATGACTCGATATCAAGGATTTGAATGCACTCACGTCATCAGGCATATGGGCCCCACAAAGCAAATGGCTTTCTTCGATACCGATCTTCTTCTGCATCGACGTTACGGTTTGCACATGCAGATCGCTCCCATTGTGAGAAGCACACGAGATCGAGACCTCAGATTGTGTAAGGCCGAAATGTTCTGCGCCACCGCGTTCAATGAAAGGCAATGCTTGAAATGGCTTGGCGCTGGAGCGCAAAAAGGCGACCGTTTGCGGGTCGCCATATGATGCGATCAATTTTCCATTGGCGTCAACAACTGCAATGGAACCATAGTGAACTGATTCAACCAGTTCACCACGGGTTGTTTCAAAAAGAGGCAGGGAAATGTTATTCATCCACTATAGTACGAGAGGAGGCAAGATAATGTCTGGCGTAATAGTTGCGCAGGCCGAAACGCAGACGTTGGGAATACTGTCTTTGTTTTGCGGCGGGGGCTTTGAAATCTTTCAAGATCGAATCGGCAAGTTTATCGGTGACGTTTGCAACAGTAGAGCGTTTTGCGCCAAGTTTTTCGATCTTGGTGTGAATGGATTTAAGTATGGTCTCTTGCGCACGAATGGCCTGCGGAGCAACAACTCCACCACGACCACTAATGACGGTATAACCTTTGAAGTCTCCGCCTTGCAGATGTTCAAGTGCTTCCAGCCAGGCAGGGAGATCAGCATGAGCGAGGAAAGGAGGTTGTCCTTTTAAAACCGCATCGCCAACAAAGACTACCTTTTCTTCCGGCAGGATAACCCAGATAGCTCCCTCGGTTGGACCGGGGCGACTTTCGAGAATGACCGGCATATCGCTCCAATGTAGGGACAGTTGACTCACAAAAGAAATTTCAGGCGGCGCCCAACGCACACTACCGAGGCCGGGGATGGCCTCCCAATTTGCACCGGTTTCATCGCCTTGTGCTTTGAATGTGTTCGGACGGTTCTGAAAGGCACGCGC
Proteins encoded in this window:
- a CDS encoding response regulator, which gives rise to MPKRDLILLALDEPHILKLMDRALHAVNYDTAIASDTKMLSNLLQETSPALLLLGEKFDGHEGLDIVEELLERFPTLPFLIYTEKAKPELVKKIFKLGVTGYLTPPLKTDDIVGTVEGVLKHAYRVGDWLRREVKRTTSSLKKRAKMSEAERARLESVFNSIHDSVMILDEDNLVILVNPAMCRAFGLDEKSCIGLPVLNVVEHPDLQALITNGNSDPLHHHEISFPDGRVGSAQYTVIPEIGFAITMQDVTYLKEVDRVRNDVVHTVSHDLRSPLTSVIGYTELISRAGSLNDNQQEFLSRIRESVQHITTLMNDLLDIGSIEAGLDTRRELVQPDLLLRYTLDMLQGQIKSKHIKVQTDISPSLPAIRANPVRLRQVFDNVVGNAIKYSNDDGEVDVSIHAEGDQVILRVADNGPGIPVQDQAHIFDKFYRGQNMDKQQGSGLGLAIVKSIVDAHQGRIWVESNVGQGSSFFIVLPVNSQPPVAAKK
- a CDS encoding response regulator, coding for MAGDRILLVESDPKISDLIARQTLKSVGYQVDVVSDSSSAIKKSLQNPPDLIIANLNLPGLSTKDLLVALVSKGVDTPLMVIANKGQEHDIIQAFRLGAADYILWPARDAEVLSAVDRVLARVRNERENQRLDLQVTEMNQELQRKLRELTAIISLGKAVISITDQRILFQKIVDGAMEVTNANTTWLLVRDRESKALLLSAQRGLPDTWAAKMNSQLDDGVTALVALSGETLAMDGDPLLKFRIANLGKSVCAVPIKVHLEVIGMLVVVRKEARAFTKTEQTLLEAVADYASISLVNARLFQAVNESAQAAKEVQKRQTAVLENIRSSVTDELRAAIQPVELLLTEMPGSLTKDQKEALQTVRAALQRLSRISETTIPRPYPSN
- a CDS encoding asparaginase, with translation MNNISLPLFETTRGELVESVHYGSIAVVDANGKLIASYGDPQTVAFLRSSAKPFQALPFIERGGAEHFGLTQSEVSISCASHNGSDLHVQTVTSMQKKIGIEESHLLCGAHMPDDVSAFKSLISSHGLPTPNQNNCSGKHTAMLAHAKMRGLPLETYLDIDHPVQQDIIASFAEMCLLPSEEVVLGTDGCSAPNFAVPLYNAALGMARFCDPHALSDARATACRKIALAMSTYPEMVSGYGEFDEQLMRAGEGRIVCKRGAEGYQIIGLMPGVLGKDVPGVGIAFKVSDGDAAHMNMELESSNRVRPAVTLEILRQLGALSSKQEQTLGRFGPVKSIQNHRGILTGQSRPSFKLEISL